One genomic segment of Chroogloeocystis siderophila 5.2 s.c.1 includes these proteins:
- a CDS encoding sulfatase yields MSIRRPDIVLLVLDTQRSDRLSCYGYAKETSPNLDAFAASATLFRNAVSAAQWTVPSHASMFTGLYPSAHQVLQSYSVLPSNITTLAKRLSANGYYTAGFCNNPLVGVINNGLRRGFYSFLNYSGLLTSRPNQAGFSPQLLDRYRQSFKRLLAGALNWVQDSFARSELLLAFSFTPLMVPLWQTALSFKGNTLKSLDDAAQLLIDRRGIGNEQPIFTFINLMGTHMPYHPPRLYVERFAPHVLQDKAAQHYLQRFNGDIYGWLAPLADALDERQKMTLDGMYDAEVAYQDHQIGVFLQKLQENGVLNNTLMIICSDHGEHLGEKHFVGHSISLYNELVQVPLIIRDPTGAFPVGAIREDVVSTRCLFHTVLAAAGVASEIEEPLSLAHSSASSDRQVFAEAIPPQNVVNLLYKRQPELVLSYACDQPRRAVWIGNHKLIETGGDRLELYDVRNDPQESLNLTDIFPENVEFLQECLQLFAANREAIATSERAHSYNDSELQRRLRNLGYLED; encoded by the coding sequence ATGTCCATTCGACGCCCCGATATTGTTCTTTTAGTCCTCGATACTCAGCGGAGCGATCGCCTTTCGTGCTACGGGTATGCCAAAGAAACCTCTCCCAATTTAGATGCGTTTGCTGCCAGCGCAACTCTATTTAGAAATGCAGTTTCGGCAGCGCAATGGACAGTTCCTTCCCACGCTTCTATGTTTACGGGATTATATCCTTCAGCACATCAGGTCTTGCAATCATATTCAGTATTGCCCAGTAACATTACAACTTTGGCAAAACGGTTGAGCGCTAATGGTTATTACACTGCTGGATTTTGCAACAATCCGCTGGTGGGGGTGATCAACAATGGCTTGCGGCGAGGATTCTATAGCTTTTTGAACTACAGTGGCTTACTCACCTCACGACCCAATCAAGCCGGATTTTCGCCACAACTGCTTGACCGTTACCGTCAGTCGTTTAAGCGGTTGCTAGCTGGAGCCTTAAACTGGGTGCAAGATTCCTTTGCGCGCTCGGAATTGCTGCTGGCATTTTCGTTTACACCCTTGATGGTGCCCCTGTGGCAAACGGCACTCAGCTTCAAGGGCAATACCTTAAAATCACTAGATGATGCAGCGCAATTACTGATTGATCGTCGGGGAATAGGTAACGAGCAGCCAATTTTTACATTTATTAATCTTATGGGTACTCACATGCCTTACCATCCTCCACGCTTGTATGTTGAGCGGTTTGCGCCCCACGTACTGCAAGACAAAGCAGCGCAGCATTACTTGCAACGATTTAATGGCGATATTTATGGCTGGTTAGCTCCCTTAGCCGATGCATTAGATGAGCGGCAGAAAATGACATTAGATGGGATGTATGATGCTGAAGTTGCCTATCAGGATCACCAAATTGGCGTGTTTTTGCAGAAGTTGCAGGAAAATGGTGTACTGAATAATACGTTGATGATTATCTGCTCCGACCATGGAGAACATTTAGGCGAAAAACACTTTGTTGGACATTCGATTTCGCTCTACAATGAACTCGTGCAAGTGCCCTTGATTATCCGCGATCCCACGGGTGCATTCCCTGTGGGAGCAATTCGTGAAGATGTCGTTTCAACCCGCTGTTTATTCCATACTGTATTGGCGGCTGCAGGAGTGGCAAGTGAAATAGAAGAACCACTGTCGTTAGCGCATTCCTCTGCGAGTAGCGATCGCCAAGTGTTTGCCGAAGCCATTCCTCCACAAAATGTTGTGAATCTACTCTACAAACGTCAACCAGAATTAGTGCTGTCCTATGCTTGCGATCAACCTAGACGTGCGGTGTGGATTGGCAATCACAAGTTGATTGAAACAGGAGGCGACCGCCTGGAATTGTATGATGTGCGCAATGACCCGCAAGAAAGTTTGAATCTCACAGACATCTTTCCTGAAAACGTTGAGTTTTTGCAGGAATGTTTGCAACTATTTGCTGCGAATAGAGAAGCAATTGCCACCTCTGAACGCGCTCATAGTTACAACGATTCAGAATTGCAAAGAAGATTGCGTAATTTAGGCTATTTAGAAGATTAA
- the lgt gene encoding prolipoprotein diacylglyceryl transferase, with amino-acid sequence MYPPVDPIIVQIGPLALRWYGLLIVVAIIVGVTVASREVERRGQKSDDFWDMTIWVLIPAFIGARLYYVFVQSPRGENGLGSFLQNPVMILQIWQGGIHIFGAFIFGAIALWIYTRIKRLPLLIFMDAIALSLPLAQAIGRWGNFINQELYGPPTNLPWGLHIDPNHRIGPYQDLTTYPETTRFHPLFLYESLWNFVGFGLIFWISRRFSRQLRDGDITLLYLIWYPTGRFFIEFLRTDSWFFTGTPFNVVHILCFIAVVGSAIILYRRHGSGQSSYSGTS; translated from the coding sequence ATGTACCCCCCTGTTGACCCCATCATTGTCCAAATCGGACCTTTAGCCTTACGGTGGTATGGACTATTGATAGTAGTCGCTATTATCGTCGGAGTTACAGTTGCCAGTCGCGAAGTGGAAAGGCGCGGACAAAAAAGCGATGATTTTTGGGACATGACGATCTGGGTTTTGATTCCAGCATTTATTGGTGCCCGCTTATATTACGTGTTCGTGCAGTCACCGCGTGGGGAGAATGGGTTGGGTAGCTTTTTGCAAAATCCAGTGATGATTCTGCAAATTTGGCAGGGTGGTATTCACATTTTTGGAGCATTTATTTTCGGAGCGATTGCTCTTTGGATATATACTCGCATCAAACGCTTACCCCTGCTTATCTTTATGGATGCGATCGCATTAAGCCTACCTCTAGCACAAGCGATTGGTCGTTGGGGTAATTTCATCAATCAAGAACTGTACGGACCGCCCACTAACTTACCATGGGGATTACACATCGATCCGAATCATCGTATTGGTCCTTATCAAGACTTAACTACCTATCCAGAGACAACTCGTTTTCATCCCTTATTTCTGTATGAGTCGTTGTGGAATTTTGTTGGCTTCGGACTGATTTTTTGGATTTCTCGCCGCTTTAGTAGGCAGTTACGTGATGGTGACATTACGCTGCTGTACTTAATTTGGTATCCTACTGGGCGATTCTTTATCGAGTTCTTGAGAACCGATTCCTGGTTTTTTACAGGGACTCCGTTTAATGTGGTGCATATTTTGTGTTTTATTGCGGTTGTAGGTTCCGCAATCATCCTTTACCGTCGTCATGGCTCTGGACAAAGTTCCTATTCAGGCACATCATAA
- a CDS encoding alkaline phosphatase family protein translates to MSPRSSPRLLIVGLDCMEPSLVFEQWRDNLPNFSRLMAQGSYGRLESSIPAITVPAWSCMMSGRDPGELGIYGFRNRSSRGYQKMAIADGRAVKVPRLWDLLGDAGWKVAVISVPGTSPPYPVKGQLVSCFLTPNRSVPHTYPPELANQISQWMPDFILDVPDFRSDEKDRILQDIYTLCDQRFTLATKLLKQEAPDFLMVVDMGVDRIHHCFWKSMDSSHPQYKPNSPYKNAIRDYYVYVDRHVGELLKICGNQTAILIVSDHGARPLIGGICLNEWLIAEGYLVLKEAPDVPTSLDEVEVDWSRTKAWGAGGYYGRVFLNVQGREPQGVIPLADYEQERSHLAKKLAAITAPDGQPLNTRAFKPQQIYQKVRGIAPDLIVYFDELAWRSVGTVGSNSLYTSKNDTGPDDANHAQYGLMIFYDSQQPAQGKVIDNAQIYDILPTLLHRYQLVPPPNLRGKVLPI, encoded by the coding sequence ATGTCACCTAGATCTTCGCCCCGCCTGCTGATCGTTGGATTAGATTGCATGGAGCCATCTTTGGTGTTTGAGCAATGGCGCGATAATCTTCCCAATTTCTCACGTTTAATGGCACAGGGCAGTTACGGACGGTTAGAGAGCAGCATTCCTGCCATTACCGTGCCTGCTTGGAGTTGCATGATGAGTGGACGCGACCCTGGTGAATTGGGCATTTATGGCTTTCGCAATCGCTCCAGTCGAGGATATCAAAAAATGGCGATCGCCGATGGTCGTGCTGTTAAGGTTCCCCGTCTGTGGGATCTGCTGGGCGACGCAGGCTGGAAGGTAGCAGTCATCAGCGTTCCAGGAACTTCACCCCCCTATCCGGTCAAGGGACAATTAGTATCCTGCTTTCTGACGCCTAATCGCAGCGTGCCTCATACCTATCCTCCTGAATTAGCAAACCAAATTAGCCAATGGATGCCTGACTTTATACTTGACGTACCTGACTTTCGATCTGATGAGAAAGACCGCATTCTGCAAGATATTTATACTCTGTGCGACCAGCGGTTCACCCTGGCAACCAAACTATTAAAACAAGAAGCACCAGATTTTTTGATGGTCGTGGATATGGGTGTTGATCGCATTCACCATTGTTTCTGGAAGTCAATGGATTCAAGTCATCCCCAATATAAGCCTAACTCGCCCTATAAAAATGCTATTCGTGACTATTACGTTTATGTTGATCGGCATGTGGGTGAATTACTGAAGATTTGTGGCAATCAAACCGCAATCCTCATTGTATCGGATCATGGAGCGCGTCCGTTGATCGGAGGTATTTGCCTGAATGAATGGTTGATAGCCGAAGGATATCTTGTCTTGAAAGAAGCACCTGATGTTCCTACTTCCTTAGACGAGGTTGAAGTTGATTGGAGCCGCACCAAAGCTTGGGGAGCAGGAGGATACTACGGTCGTGTCTTTTTAAATGTGCAGGGACGAGAACCACAAGGCGTAATTCCCCTGGCAGACTATGAGCAGGAGCGATCGCATCTTGCCAAAAAGCTAGCTGCTATCACTGCTCCTGACGGGCAACCTCTCAATACTCGTGCGTTTAAGCCTCAACAGATTTATCAAAAAGTGCGAGGAATTGCTCCTGATTTAATCGTCTACTTTGACGAGTTAGCTTGGCGCTCGGTAGGTACTGTGGGCAGCAACTCACTCTATACCTCTAAGAACGATACCGGACCTGATGACGCCAACCATGCTCAATACGGACTAATGATTTTCTACGACTCTCAACAACCTGCGCAGGGAAAAGTTATTGACAATGCTCAGATTTATGACATCTTGCCTACGCTACTGCATCGCTATCAGCTCGTACCACCACCCAACCTCCGAGGCAAGGTGTTGCCAATTTGA
- a CDS encoding DUF4382 domain-containing protein gives MRIQLLSLAGLLILAPGIIFGCAAEQTPGEPQAQVQSPTQSPSPQQPVGTLQVRANGEERAREGLVSKDGWRITFDNVYATIANVTAYQSQPPFNPEQGGEIQAQEKVVVLDQATTVDLAQPGSDGQDSVLVAEASNVPIGQYNALSWQMTPATEGPAQGQTIVMSGTAEKAGQTVNFVLNIDREFEYICGEYVGDARKGIVQAGGSADLEATFHLDHLFGDGEANPDDSINQGALGFDPIAALAQNGKAQVNMAQLQSQSPQVYQQLQEILPSLGHVGEGHCREAKTQTTG, from the coding sequence ATGAGGATACAGCTGTTGAGTTTAGCAGGGCTGTTGATTTTAGCCCCAGGGATAATATTTGGGTGCGCTGCGGAGCAAACTCCAGGTGAACCTCAAGCGCAAGTGCAATCACCAACTCAGTCGCCATCACCGCAGCAACCAGTAGGAACACTCCAAGTTCGCGCGAATGGTGAAGAAAGAGCTAGAGAAGGCTTAGTCAGTAAAGATGGGTGGAGAATAACATTTGATAATGTGTACGCTACCATAGCAAACGTTACTGCATATCAAAGTCAACCACCGTTTAATCCGGAACAAGGAGGAGAGATTCAAGCGCAAGAGAAAGTCGTCGTGCTTGACCAAGCGACAACTGTAGATTTGGCGCAACCTGGTAGTGACGGTCAAGATTCAGTTTTAGTCGCAGAAGCATCGAATGTACCTATTGGTCAATATAATGCACTCTCGTGGCAAATGACTCCGGCGACCGAAGGTCCGGCGCAAGGTCAAACTATAGTGATGAGTGGTACAGCCGAGAAAGCAGGGCAAACAGTTAACTTTGTCTTAAATATAGATAGAGAATTTGAATATATTTGTGGAGAGTACGTTGGTGATGCACGTAAAGGAATCGTTCAAGCAGGTGGAAGTGCTGATTTAGAAGCAACCTTTCACTTAGACCACTTATTTGGGGATGGCGAAGCTAATCCAGACGATTCGATTAACCAGGGTGCATTGGGTTTTGATCCTATAGCGGCTTTAGCGCAAAATGGTAAGGCGCAAGTCAATATGGCGCAGTTGCAGTCACAATCTCCACAAGTTTACCAGCAACTACAAGAAATTTTGCCATCGCTTGGACACGTTGGCGAAGGTCATTGCCGAGAAGCTAAAACTCAGACTACCGGCTAA